The genomic DNA GATCCATTAGTCCCCACCACCACCGTATCCAGAACCCCCCTAGGCCAAAGCATTTCCGATAATAGATCCTCTACCTGTAGCTGCTGTTTGCTGGTATAAAAACACATACTCGTTTACAGAAATGTGTTTGGGCATGATTTTGCTTATACTGCAACCAAAAAGGCAGATTTGTACAATGACACACCCTGCAATCCATGTCAATTAAAGCACATTTTGTGGTGAGTTGTTCTTTAATTTATATTCCTGTCATCATTTGGTTTGACTTTTGATCCTGTCGTTGCCATAGATACCAGAGCTAAGGTGAAAGTTTAATATGCATAGTACTTTCATATTTAAAATCGTTAAATTATTGTAGCTTGCTACATGTACTTTACTCAGATCCAGCAGTGGCAATAGATatataaaatgattaattattgACTAATAAAAGCTTCTAgttaatgaataataaaagaaatctGATTATTAGAATTCCCAGTTGATGGAGGTGGGAAGATCAAAAGCAATCTGTGAACCAGACAATGGATATCTTCAAAAAGGAAATGATATCTAAATATCACAGGTAGGGAATCtactatccagaaacctgttacccagataGTGCTAAAATACGGAaatgtcatttcattactttagtCCCATTCAAATGAGCAATTCTTAATTTTTGGCCAATttactttctctctgtaataataaggctgctaaattaaaagaataacaataatccaattgttttatttcatttttatagtagTAAAGAAAATGCATTATGAATAATAGACTCCATATTTGTACTAAATAGGGCTTCCCTTTTCCTCTAGTGAATGTAACCCCACCTGTGGAAAATAACTAGACATACATGGGCCAGctggaaaaaaacaattgcccCTTTAGTGGGTATGGCGGTGTATAAACATGTTATCCATCATTGGGATACAGAAAGAAGCATGCATATTTAATGATGTTTGGTTATTGTATAAGCTGAAATCAAAAGCAATCAGGATTTAGGCATGCTAAAAATCTTTATATCTGGAGGAAGATGTACAGAAAGAAAGACTGCACATTTGGGAATCTCTGGCGTAAACTAATATTTAATAGGATTGCATTTATctacaaaggtaaaaaaaatgcacaactaCAGTGACTCAGTTGCAAGTCTGCAATTAGTTGTGTTTGGTCTAATACTGGGGTCCAAACTCTGGCACTTGCACTGCTATAAAAATACAACTCCCAAAGATCCCTTGAGAGGTAACCAGTTCCTAAGTATTAGGCTGATCTTACAACCAAGGCCAGATCTACAAGGTAGGCAGTACAGGCAACTGCTAGGAAGGTGGGAACATTTCAGTAAATATGATTTATTGTAGTATGCACCAGCACACTATTTAAGCAGCTCAGTTTGGACCAGTTTCGTGTCTCTCCTCAACCTTCCTGTGTCAGATGGTCTGTGTCCACCGATAACTCTTCCAGACTGGGGGAATTTTGAGGTGGGACTTTGGAGATTAGGGTGCACACAGCCACTCCTGCTTTGGGCGCCAAAGTTCCTCTGTCCAGCTCTGATCAAGAAGGGCATGGCTAATGTAAACAAATGTCTGGTTGTTATGGGCTTCTGTACTTTGTGCACCTTTGCACCTGTGTTAGTCCATAGGCCCTTCAGTGTACTTGCTTGCCATCTGGCAAAGAAAGAACAAAGGGGAAAAGGACCCCCTTTGTCTCCTCTGGGGCTGGGAAGTGCTCTGCAGCGCAAGTGCCCATTTGTCCCCCGGTTCCCTCTGGGGGTAAGGGCACTCGCAGGGTGCTGGCACGATTCAGGCAGTAGATGTGGCTCCCCTTCACTGTGCATCGGAAGGGCAGGATAGAGTGGGGTGGCCCAGTGCAAGGACGCAGGAGATGGACCCCTTCGCTCCAGTGTCGGGCCATGGAGTTGTAGGTGAACACACTGAGGCCGTGTTCGCGACTGATGTCGAAGCGATAGATGGAGCCCCGATGGGAGACCATGCCGGCAGATCGCCTACGACTGTTGTTGTATGGACACTCCTGCCATTTGTCACACTTGGGCTCGTACTTGAGCAGCCGGTAGAATAGAGTCCCCCCTGATACATAGATCTCCCCATTGCAGGTGGTAGCTTCATGAGCCACAGCAAATGCCCCTTTGGGTAACGGGGCTACCGTGGTCCATCGGTCAAGTCGTGGGTCATACTTTTCCACAGTAAAGAGGCACTCACCTCCGATGGCGTACAGGTAGCCATCCAAGGCCAACAACTTAAGCTGAGAGCGGGGCTGGGACATGGATCGGAGCTTCTCCCAGGAGTCAGTGAGAGGGTTATAACAGAACACTTGGTCGGAGAGCTTGGCCTTGTCCCCCCTGCCCCTGATGCCTCCAGCAATGAACAGGTAGTTGTAGAGCACACACAACCCGCAACCCTTGCTGTTAGCTTCTTCGGGCAGGTGGGTCAGGGGTTTCCATCCTCCACAGGACTCGCTGTAGAACTGAACCTGGTAAGTGGCTGCATCCTCTTCCAGTGAGACAACCGATGACGGGCTTTGGGGTCGGCTACTCTCCCGGCTCTGAGGTCTGCTGCTGCTACTTAGTCGCTCAAATGCATCATTGAGTTCTGCAACTACCAGGCAATGCTTGCCATCCAGCCTGCGCTGCAAGATCAGTTCCCTCTCTGGTCCGGTCAGTCTGCCATACACCTTGGGCTCCCGCAGCACCTGCAAGAAGTTGTCGCTCATGAACTTGTAGGCAGCCTCCCTGAGCTCGGTCAGTCGCTGCTTCTTTGAGATGTGCAGGACTTGGTAGCAGTTGTGCAGGCAGATCTGGGAGCGCATGCTGTCCATGGCACACTGCACAGCACAGGGCATCTGCAAGAACTTGGCCCCACTGATCACCTCCACTACATTTTCCTGACTGACTTCTAGCCGCCCGCTATAGATATAATCCaccagcagccacagggtctggtAACTTAAACCCTTAATCTTTAGGATATCTCGGGACATGCGAGCCCTGAAGTAGTCACTTTTCCCAGCCAGAACTGACTTGTGGGCTTGGATCCTTTGTCCCCCGGTCACTTCTATGATAAGATCGGGTTCCCCAAGAGGTGCTGCTGGACAACTTGCTTCCTGCCCTTCCAGAGGGTCTGCTGCCCCCATCAAATCTCTGCTGTTCTGTCCAGGCTCTGACTGGCTCCTGggatctgataaacttctgtcctCCGCTTCCTCTTCGGACTCAGATATTGTGTTATTCATGTCCCATGGGCCCCCCAGAAGTCCTGAGCTCTCGCGGGACAGATCAGCACTGGATCTATCGTCGATATCACTGTGTAGGCTAATCAGTGAATTGGCAGCCTCCCCCCTCTCCTGGTGCCCACTGTATCCACCATTAGTCTCTGTCAGCTGAGCACTGTCTCGCAGGCTGTGATGAAACTGCCCGCAATTGGCCCCAGAGGCAGCCACAGTCCCACACGTCTTCATGGGAAATGCCCCTGCAATCCCCTCATTCAGATTCAAATCACCTGGGTGGCAAACACTGGGCACAGATTTCTCCATAGTCCTGCCGCTGCCCAGGGCTCATAACGTGACTATGCCTTCCCTATCTCCTCAGCATGGCACTGTGCAAGGCTGGATACAATACTCTATGCCTATCTCTGGCTGCTGCTTATGAGCCTACAGGGAATGGAGGGTGTGTCAGGGCTGATTACTCAGGAGCCTGAACTCTTGAACCAGTACAATTTGCTTTTTGggttttgtttttcctttcagCGATTCAAGTGAGGGGTCATAGTAATCTCAGCAATTCATTCTGAGTGGGCAGATTAACTCTGTGCACAGTGCAGGCAGTGTGCAGCATTAGGAAGCTTGCTGGTCACATTTGGGCATGTCCAGGGCTCCTATTAGTGACTCATATTCTACTTTGATTCCTTAGTTCCCTTTAGCAGTGTGTATTCTTGTGGGTTTCTGCTGTATTGCCTGTGGTATAAGTTCTGAGGAGGACTGTCACACTAACACGTGGCTCTGTAAGTGTCTTCAGGAGTTAGGCAGCTTTCTCCTCTACCTGCCACAATGTACTTTTCCACAGGGAGGGAGGGTGCTTGGCCTTTGTTACAAGTTGCAGTTCTGTGACAGAAGGTGCTTCTTGGGCTTGGTGTGCAGAAGCTGCAGCTATTTTCTGGGTCCTAAAACATAAACACATAATAAAGTTTTATTACAGCAAGTTATTTACAGATATTTCCTACACAACAGGAgatacaggtcccatacatggtTCAGTATAGTAATTACATGTTTTGTACTGCTGTATTGGATTCTATGGTGGATTAGAATGAGAAAAAGTGGACCATCAACTGAGTGCGGGGCAAAGTTGCTCTGTGTAACCATCTGGTTAAGATCAGACTACCCTACAATGCCACATCTCTTTCCTCATGGGTCACCCAAACACTACTTAACCAGCAGGTTAGCATGCACTGCCACAGGCAAATTAGGCCTCCTTCATTAATGCTCTCTCATGGCGTGACATTGGTAGAATAGGGCAGTCAGAGAAAGGTGATTAAGAACCCACTAAATGTGTATTGGTCAATGTCTGTAAATGTCTGCAATTTTGCAACCAGGGACTTAATTACATAATTCACAAGTACACCAAGACCTAAGGGGACAAGTGCAACCTTGCATTACAAATTGGACTATGAAGGGTGTAAAGCATGTTTCATAAATCAGCACTGAATGATTGTTTGAAACAGGGGTATGGAATTGTAACTGGTTTTTGGTCTATTTAAGCACAAAGGGGTTAATATCCGGCCATAggaatagagcatgtgttacattgGACCCTAACACAACAGGCTGGGCCTTCGCTATGTGGAAGAAGTGAAGTatgggtgtagtgcaactacaactcccatatgctactgtgcatgaaaaaaatacaagggccccaggaggttcttgcaacaaaATTAGAAACagtttgtccaagacaaatgatccacatgtTTATTAGTTACCTCCttgctacctccttgctatccctcctagttggagccaagctgctcttgctacttaacctacctatcttactctcctagagagtactattacaggTAGTATCCTATCTCTAGCTGACCTCATTCATGgtgtccctgctccccaactttttctctagaggtactggtccttCTAGGGCAGAAttgctttactgggccttggtgtacccaggctccctggaaacatccaaatgggtcagcaaccagaagtcaaagaggaagatccaccccttctcactcactataccaaagtgtgacaggaagtggtcacaacacctcttggtcAATAACTGggtatgtaaattacaactagctacatgggcatctgcccagcaactagggagatcaggaagtgtagggatttaaagccataaggGCACATTAACCCAATGGGACCCTACAGAATTAAGACACTGGAGGTCACATTACAATGGAAACTCTCCAGTCTTTGCCACAGACATTATACACCAGTGAGTGAGGGGCAGGTGCTGTGCCTGGGGCAAGCTGATTTGTGGGGACGAGGTTGAACTGAGGAACACAGTGAGACCGGGTGCAAGACACAGACTTGTAGACAGCGATGTACCAAGCTGGCACCAGGCCCTCCGCGAGAAAACTTCGAAGGGGCCCAGCACATGCACCAACTTAACCGACCACATGCGCACGTTCACGCTAATGCAAGTGCACTGGTGCGGGCACACATCTACTTGCTGCAGGGGCCCGTAAGTTTCCAGACAAGAGGTTTTTTTGGGGACAAGAGAGCttcaatagaggaagcagaccctgcgattCAGGACCCCTTTCCCGCGAAATTgtggtgtctgcttcctctatagttacgccactgcttgcgGATTAATAACTTTTAAAGACCACAGTTCTCATACATGTTAAACTTAAGAAG from Xenopus laevis strain J_2021 chromosome 5S, Xenopus_laevis_v10.1, whole genome shotgun sequence includes the following:
- the kbtbd11.S gene encoding kelch repeat and BTB domain-containing protein 11 — translated: MEKSVPSVCHPGDLNLNEGIAGAFPMKTCGTVAASGANCGQFHHSLRDSAQLTETNGGYSGHQERGEAANSLISLHSDIDDRSSADLSRESSGLLGGPWDMNNTISESEEEAEDRSLSDPRSQSEPGQNSRDLMGAADPLEGQEASCPAAPLGEPDLIIEVTGGQRIQAHKSVLAGKSDYFRARMSRDILKIKGLSYQTLWLLVDYIYSGRLEVSQENVVEVISGAKFLQMPCAVQCAMDSMRSQICLHNCYQVLHISKKQRLTELREAAYKFMSDNFLQVLREPKVYGRLTGPERELILQRRLDGKHCLVVAELNDAFERLSSSSRPQSRESSRPQSPSSVVSLEEDAATYQVQFYSESCGGWKPLTHLPEEANSKGCGLCVLYNYLFIAGGIRGRGDKAKLSDQVFCYNPLTDSWEKLRSMSQPRSQLKLLALDGYLYAIGGECLFTVEKYDPRLDRWTTVAPLPKGAFAVAHEATTCNGEIYVSGGTLFYRLLKYEPKCDKWQECPYNNSRRRSAGMVSHRGSIYRFDISREHGLSVFTYNSMARHWSEGVHLLRPCTGPPHSILPFRCTVKGSHIYCLNRASTLRVPLPPEGTGGQMGTCAAEHFPAPEETKGVLFPFVLSLPDGKQVH